One Chitinophaga varians DNA window includes the following coding sequences:
- a CDS encoding DUF2461 domain-containing protein, producing MAKQTTGGTGIQQSGFDFLDALKKNNNREWFNVHKDDYLRELKQIETFADGLLADLSAHDVIETPSGKQSLYRIYRDTRFSTDKTPYKTHWSGSFKRATQQRRGGYYFHIEQGNSFIGGGFWGPVADDLKKVRDDIAFDPAPLRKILNSKSFISTFGALEGEQLKKAPRGYDPGHEAADLLRFKQFLLIRRFTDEEVLSPQFRKEAGKTFAAMRPFFDYMSEVLSTDSNGL from the coding sequence ATGGCAAAACAGACAACAGGCGGGACAGGGATTCAACAGTCAGGATTTGATTTCCTGGACGCACTGAAAAAGAACAACAACCGGGAATGGTTTAATGTACATAAAGACGACTATCTCCGGGAGCTGAAACAGATAGAAACATTTGCAGACGGGTTACTGGCAGATTTGTCGGCGCATGATGTAATTGAAACACCTTCCGGTAAACAAAGCCTCTACCGTATTTATCGCGATACCCGTTTTTCCACCGACAAAACACCCTATAAAACCCACTGGAGCGGAAGTTTCAAACGGGCCACCCAGCAACGCCGGGGCGGGTACTATTTTCATATTGAACAGGGCAACAGCTTCATTGGCGGCGGTTTCTGGGGACCGGTAGCAGACGATCTCAAAAAAGTCCGTGATGACATCGCCTTTGACCCTGCACCGCTGCGTAAAATTCTCAACAGTAAATCTTTTATATCCACTTTTGGCGCACTGGAAGGGGAGCAGCTGAAAAAGGCCCCCCGCGGCTATGATCCCGGGCATGAGGCGGCAGACCTGCTGCGCTTTAAGCAGTTCCTGCTGATACGCCGCTTTACCGACGAAGAAGTATTATCGCCGCAGTTCAGAAAAGAAGCAGGCAAAACATTTGCCGCCATGCGCCCTTTCTTCGACTATATGAGCGAAGTATTGTCCACCGATTCCAACGGATTATAA
- a CDS encoding PaaI family thioesterase, with product MSNIEPLTPEIEQRVRDSFGRQKMMALYGATMTGIGKGYVEISMPPSDIALRPSGIFHGSAIAGLTDVVAGYCASTIPVEDPYFVTVEFKINFLNQAKGELLVGRGKSIKAGATLTIVQTDIYARTGERETHVATALVTMMKINKR from the coding sequence ATGTCCAACATAGAACCGTTAACACCGGAGATAGAACAGCGCGTGCGCGACAGTTTCGGCCGGCAGAAAATGATGGCGCTGTACGGCGCCACCATGACCGGCATAGGTAAAGGGTATGTAGAGATCAGCATGCCGCCCAGCGATATCGCGCTGCGTCCGTCGGGCATCTTCCATGGCAGCGCCATCGCTGGCCTGACAGACGTGGTGGCCGGCTACTGTGCGTCCACTATTCCGGTGGAAGACCCTTATTTTGTGACCGTCGAGTTTAAGATCAATTTCCTTAACCAGGCCAAAGGCGAGCTGCTGGTTGGACGCGGAAAGTCGATCAAAGCCGGCGCCACGCTGACCATCGTGCAAACAGATATTTACGCCCGTACCGGGGAACGGGAAACCCACGTTGCCACCGCCCTGGTCACCATGATGAAAATCAATAAACGTTAA
- a CDS encoding FecR family protein: MDEKHISDIIDRIATNTATDEDLAVYSAWCDAQQAGKPAIGDLSAQETLILEKIHRQTGITISRRKIFPWRIAAAAALAGILAGGFYWYRHSSRPTQVAMQTAPAPADVPAGKNTATLTLANGKKILLSDTQTGKLTEQAGVEVNKAADGSLEYRPVNGATAVQYNTLSTARGEQYQITLADGTRVWLNAATILTFPASFAQQAERAVEVNGEAYFEVAADPTRPFKVRTNHQQIQVLGTSFNVNNYADEPCARTTLLSGAVKINEAQVLKPGQQAVTEKNGTLKIATVNTDGIVAWKNGYFEFNNENIYGIMRKISRWYNVEVIYEGDIPTNEMEGTISRFENVSKVLNTIEKAGLLKFRIVTGKIYVSKY, translated from the coding sequence ATGGATGAAAAACATATCTCAGACATTATAGACCGCATAGCCACCAACACGGCCACAGATGAAGATCTGGCGGTGTACAGCGCCTGGTGCGACGCACAGCAGGCAGGGAAACCGGCCATCGGCGACTTGTCTGCACAGGAAACGCTCATCCTGGAAAAAATACACCGGCAGACAGGCATCACCATCTCCCGTAGAAAAATATTCCCCTGGCGCATCGCGGCGGCAGCCGCCCTCGCCGGCATACTGGCCGGCGGTTTTTACTGGTACCGCCACAGCAGCCGGCCGACACAAGTGGCTATGCAGACTGCCCCCGCACCAGCCGATGTACCCGCAGGGAAAAACACCGCCACCCTCACGCTGGCCAACGGAAAAAAAATACTGCTCTCTGATACACAGACCGGTAAACTGACAGAGCAGGCCGGCGTGGAAGTGAACAAAGCGGCCGACGGCTCCCTGGAATACCGTCCGGTAAACGGCGCGACCGCTGTTCAATACAATACCCTCAGCACTGCCCGGGGCGAACAATACCAGATCACCCTGGCCGATGGCACGCGGGTATGGCTCAATGCCGCCACCATCCTCACTTTCCCCGCCTCTTTCGCACAACAGGCGGAACGTGCCGTGGAAGTTAACGGGGAAGCCTACTTCGAAGTAGCCGCCGATCCGACCCGGCCCTTTAAAGTGCGTACCAACCATCAGCAGATACAAGTGCTCGGCACCAGCTTTAATGTCAACAACTACGCAGATGAGCCATGTGCCAGAACTACCTTGCTATCCGGTGCCGTTAAAATCAACGAAGCACAGGTGCTGAAGCCCGGCCAACAAGCTGTCACTGAAAAAAACGGCACGCTGAAAATAGCTACTGTCAATACTGACGGCATCGTGGCCTGGAAAAACGGATACTTTGAATTCAACAACGAAAATATCTACGGGATCATGCGGAAAATATCCCGCTGGTACAATGTGGAAGTCATCTATGAAGGAGACATCCCCACCAACGAAATGGAAGGCACCATCTCCCGGTTCGAGAACGTATCAAAAGTATTAAACACCATCGAGAAAGCAGGTTTATTAAAATTCAGGATAGTAACCGGAAAAATATATGTAAGCAAGTATTGA
- a CDS encoding DinB family protein, whose protein sequence is MEITSINTFLPYYDKIRERTKRLLAVVPSDSLDWAYKPGKFTIGDEIRHIATIERYMFAETVAGRPSCYRGCGKELADGYDAVMAYFDQLHEESMAIFRALSEEDLQRKCTTPGNATMPVWKWLRAMVEHEIHHRAQLYIYLNMIGVKTPPMFGLSAEEVAAYTKPE, encoded by the coding sequence ATGGAAATCACGTCTATCAACACTTTCCTGCCTTACTACGACAAAATCCGTGAGCGCACCAAAAGACTGCTCGCAGTAGTCCCGTCTGATTCCCTCGACTGGGCTTATAAGCCGGGTAAATTCACCATCGGTGATGAGATCCGGCATATCGCCACCATTGAACGGTATATGTTCGCCGAAACAGTCGCCGGCCGCCCAAGCTGCTACCGCGGCTGCGGTAAAGAACTGGCCGACGGATACGACGCCGTGATGGCTTACTTCGATCAGCTGCACGAAGAGTCGATGGCTATTTTCCGCGCCTTAAGCGAAGAAGACCTGCAGCGCAAATGCACCACGCCCGGCAACGCCACCATGCCCGTATGGAAATGGTTACGCGCCATGGTGGAACATGAAATACACCACCGCGCGCAGTTGTATATCTACCTGAATATGATCGGCGTGAAAACGCCGCCGATGTTCGGGCTGAGCGCAGAAGAGGTGGCGGCATATACCAAACCGGAATAG
- a CDS encoding RNA polymerase sigma-70 factor, with translation MRDYNAISDAALLPLLKEGEVMAFNEVYARYFRLLYQYAWNILNNEEECNDAVQEIFVWLWENRSTLEVTSLKGYLMAAVKYRLARTIQTSRRRAAILAANVELPTITRIEEDFEVKELRRVITEFTETLPQRAREIFHLSRVQHLTNKEIAALMGISEKTVENQITIALKKLRSDLSRKMLSFLLL, from the coding sequence ATGAGGGATTATAACGCGATCAGTGATGCAGCATTGCTACCTTTATTAAAGGAAGGCGAGGTCATGGCCTTTAACGAGGTATATGCCCGCTATTTCCGGCTGCTGTACCAGTATGCCTGGAATATCCTTAACAATGAAGAAGAGTGCAACGACGCGGTACAGGAGATATTTGTATGGCTATGGGAAAACCGCAGCACCCTGGAAGTGACCTCCCTGAAAGGCTACCTGATGGCCGCCGTTAAGTACCGGCTGGCCCGCACCATCCAGACCTCCCGCCGCCGTGCCGCTATCCTGGCGGCCAACGTTGAACTGCCCACCATCACCCGCATAGAAGAAGATTTTGAAGTGAAAGAGCTGAGAAGGGTGATCACAGAATTCACCGAAACACTGCCCCAACGGGCCCGGGAGATATTCCATCTCAGCCGGGTACAACATCTCACCAATAAGGAAATCGCTGCCCTCATGGGCATCTCCGAAAAAACGGTCGAAAACCAGATCACCATCGCCCTGAAAAAACTCCGGTCAGACCTGAGCCGGAAAATGCTCTCCTTCCTGCTGCTCTGA